The Hypomesus transpacificus isolate Combined female chromosome 6, fHypTra1, whole genome shotgun sequence genomic interval AGCCCTGCTTACCCGAGTGAGGTATCCCGATATTGGCAGCTGACAGACGGCTGTGTTGTTGCACTGGATGCCTAACATTTTGAGAGTCCTCATACTCATCAAGTATAGAAGCCATAACACTACTTCTAAGTTTGTCTGATAAAGACACAAGCCGACACAAATAGCTACTTCAAATCGTATACCAAATCGTATACCATGACAGTCGTCAACCCAAAGGCAACAGCACGagccaactagctagctagagctagctggctagctaaatAACTGCCCAAGAAAGCAGACGTATGGGCCTAATATAGTTCGTCCCATTCACCTTTTTTTAAACGTTCAAAAACGTGATTTAAAATAACCGACAGAAATGTCGATGCTTTTATCAATTGTATCGCGCAAACAAATACGCCAATTCATCAGCAGCTTCCGATCACAAAGGGTCAGGTGATGCACGATTTTCACGTgacaaaaaacaacacagaagTTTCACATTTTGCCACTTGAGGGAGCAGGTTGTCCAATTTACGAATTTAAATAGTTCAATACACTGGACCTGGTATATTATTCCCACTATTGCTTGTAACCCCTTCTAATAACAgctaaattaattaataaaatgttATGTTGTAAATTATAACATACGTAGTGACGATTACAGTTAAAtgactttctctttccctttccttCAGAAGGACACTATGTGGTAGATAAACAACTAAACCAGAGCTTCACTGAGTCCTCCTTCAAACGTTTTACTTGCAGTGGGAGTGGCTATGCAAATCATAACCTGTTAGAGTGGAAAGTCTCCCAAAACCAGATGGCATCACCGGTCAGATCACAGTACACGAGCACACAAGCGTGATGAGCTGAACCACCGGAGTATAACCTTCATTATCCAAAAACTTCGTGAGGCACGATACCGATTCCATTCTGGGCTCTTATGTTAATTAAACGTTAACTTTGAAAGTTGGACATGCCACCTCAAATGGATTATTTTTATGAAGAACCTCGAGTACCATCCGCTTGTGGGCTGACTGCAGCGGACGAACTGGAGCCAGCGGCGATCAGCTGTATGCTGGTCGGGGATGGAGCTGTAGGAAAGACGAGTATGATTGTTAGCTATACAACAAATGGATATCCCACGGAATATAAACAGACAGGTTTTGACGTATTTTCAGGTACGAACGCTTAAATAAACATACTATTAAATGTGTTGGAAAATAAAATGTCATTGTTGCATGCTTGTACTAATTCTAAATCAATTTCTCAAACAGGTCAGGTACAAGTTGAAGGAGCCCCTGTAAAAGTTCAGTTGCTCGACACAGCCGGACAGGTAAATTTATGTAGAAAATCCGTGAATGTGTGttaatttgtctttttttcttaacGTTGTAACAGGTAGCATCTTGATTCTGTCACATAGTTAATGTGCCTTATTGTTTTGTTCTGTTATTCTTATTCTCCTGTAGGCTAATGTCACATAGCCAACTCCAAGTTTCAAACAGAAACCTAGTGTAGATTGTGTATCACATTTGGAAGGATTACAGTCACACACTGATACTACTCACTGCTTTAGGTGAAGAGGATGAACCTTGGCATGTTCTCAATAGCTTTGATGTGACAACCTTCatgttacatttattaatttagcagatgcttgaCTCTAAAGTGACCTACAAAAACTGCATAGAAAGTACAGAAGATCAAAGATCAGAAGTGCTTAGttctacagtatttcagtggtcagagagtcaaggaacagtcaTTCATGTTTTTCACAGCAACCCTTGATTCCTCCCACACTGCCTGTTTGTGTTTTCTGAATAAAAGAACACTTTTTCAAATACCCAGACGGGAACATTTAAGAAACACACTAACCTGACCTTTCAATCTTGCCATTTCAGGAAGAATTCGACAGTTTCCGCTCGCTCTCCTACTCCCAGACAGACGTCTTCATCCTGTGTTTCAGCGTCGTCAACCCCACATCGTTCCACAACGTCACCAAGAAATGGATCCCCGAGATCAGGGCCTGTAACCGCTCCTCGCCCATCATCCTGGTCGGCACCCAGTCGGACCTCCTGCTCGACGTCAACGTGCTCATCAACCTGGACTCCTGCAAGGTCAAGCCGGTCCTCAGCTCGCGGGCTCGGAGCATGGCAGACAAGATCAGGGCCGCGGACTACGTGGAGTGTTCCTCTCTGACTCAGAAGAACCTGAAGGAGGCGTTTGATGCGGCCATCTTTGCGGGTATCAAACACAAGACCAGgaaggggaagaagaggagccTGTCGGACAGACGCACCAAGGCCTTCTCCAGATGCAGCTGGAAGAAGTTCTTCTGCTTTATCTGAACTCACTGATCATCAACCCTATGGGTCATGGAACAAagctattattatttattgatcTACAGAGACTATTGATAAAGACTTATTTCGGTGTTATTAAGGTGGTGGATGCAGCCAGATGTTATTCTCTGGCTGAACCAGTGTGTCTGGGGTCTGGTTTCTGGTCTTGGTTGATCTCAACGATGAAGCCAAGTCGATTACATCCAAGTTGGACACACATGCAGGTCTGATTTCTATTGctgataagatcatgtcaggaACAGCAAGCGGCTCAACGCTGGGAAGGCTACTGTGAGTGGCTAGCCATGATGACAGGAACGCACATCCTGTCTGGAGTATAGCCATGTAAATGTGAATTTGCATTAGCTGGGACACTGCCTACTGCGTTCTGACTGCTGTGTGTATCAGGGACAGGGAGTGGGCTAAGAGAAGGCTCAGATTAGTCACTATTGTGCTAGTCACTGCCTAACTCCCACATCCCAGCTGACAGTGCAGGGTCAAGTCACAGTGCTGGGGGTATCACCTTTTGACCTGTACGTGAACCAGTGCTTACACATGACACGATATTGTTTACTGGGGCTTGATTCAATCCGTTGACAATATCAACACCCTTCCACAACCAGCATTTTGGAAAACAAAAGGTTCTCCTTAAATGTCTGTTTGACCATGAAGGAGAGGTGGGACAGAGTGATTGACTCAAAGGAGAAGAAAGCATTCCCCTTTCTTGGGATTGTGCTAGTGTACTCCCTGTAGCCCCGACCAAGGTGACTACTCTCTGTCTGGGACTCCTTTGTCTCCTGGTCATCTCCATGTGTAAAGGTGAGCACCATGGGGGGGCTGAAACAGCCCCTAGCTGAATGTGGTCCCTACCTGTCTCTGTAGtcgctgtaagtcgctctggataagagcgtctgctaaatgactaaatgaaaaaaaaaacctgctccagagccaCTGTTTATGAATGATCAGCTCCCTGCTTTGTCTCCAGGCTAAACTGCTGCTCCCAGGCCACACTGCTGCTCCCAGGCCACACTTCTGCTTAAGTGTAAACATTCACCGGTAACGTCTCTGCTACTGTCAGTTTATGTCAGTTGGGTTGTTTCAGCCAGACTGTCCGGATTATGTTATTGAGGACTGGCAAACCCAGGCTAAAGCTTGTTATGCTTCTTGTAGAAGTGAATGCTGTATATGTCGAATCTATTCTGTTTCTTTAAACAGTTAATGGAAAGTCAACATTTTCTTTGTGCATTGTGATGATAAAATGATAATCTCATTGTGTTGCAGTAATCCTTGAACAATACATTTGTTGTGTGTGAAATTGTTGCCAATCTCGTAAAATCTCATGCTCAGCCCACACTTTGTTGGAATGAAAgtaatgaaaataaatgcattcaaataaatgtaaaaaactaACAACAAAAAACTCTTGTTGTCTAATTTATCTGAATAGTGGAGTGAATCTATCTGTAGAAGAGTGTATATTTACACCTCTTGGGAGCTAATACACATGTCTGTCTGGAGGGTAGATAAACTGGAAGATTCTGGGTATTTAGCATAATACTCCACAGGGAGGCTAAACGCTTTCAACTCTGGGTTCCTGACCTGAGTAACTCTCTTGTCCAGATGTATGGTAAGTGACCCCaactgcatttacattttagacacttttatccaaagcaatgtacaaaCGGTGCATATAAAAAgtacagaagatcaaggatcagaagtgctttATTCTaccagtatttcagtggtcagagtcaaggaaccaTCAGTTTTTCCAGGCATATTGCAAGTACCCAGATCTCCTGCTACTTGCTCAATTAACAACATGTTGTGCTTTCAAAAGACTATATGACTGATGTGGCAGCAGTGCAATGTCATTGCTGCATGACGGGACTGGACAATCACTTCAGCGTCTGTCACCGACAACTGATCTGCAGATGGGGAAAGCGAGGGATTGTGTGTGAGTCACTCACCAGCACAGAGCCTCTCATTCAGCCTCACACACCTGTAATCTGTGCTGTTTCTTCTTGCGTACCATCCATGTTGCACAAGGGGTATACATGTGTCATAGTTTTTGTTGGAAGACGCATTATCCGTGGGGaaagcagaccccccccccttttccatAACTGATGATGACCCAGGAAGCAGCAGTgttcgattcctggccttgcaaaatgacgttgtgtccttgggcaaggcactttaccctaatTGCCTCGGGgacaatgtccctgtacttactgtaagtcgctctggataagaccgtatgctaaatgactaaatgtgaacaTGACACGGTCACACTACACCGCGGTCACAGGAGAACCCATGATGACCTCAGGCCATGTGGACCGCAGTCACAGTGACAACTGAACTTCTTAAACTTCCGTAGGATCCAACTTTGCTCTGTGTGATTTTGttttacagatttttttttattaattaaaaagaACAGTTCTGTTGGCCTCTGTGTctgggtgtttgtttgtgtctgcgtCTGAAAGCGGAGGATGTCCTAGAGACACATGGAGCTGGAAAGGCAGGTCACAGCAATGGTCAGGCCAAAGGTTATCTTCCTTCCAAGGTTCTCAACCCTGGggtcccacacgcacacaagcaggAACTtgaccaaacaagacacacatactcaaacacaaacagacacgacAAGCTGAAATGTCAAGTTAGCACTTTCTTTTCTCGCTAGTCTCGATtcaccgcacacacacgtgcgcgcacatgcacacgc includes:
- the rhov gene encoding rho-related GTP-binding protein RhoV translates to MPPQMDYFYEEPRVPSACGLTAADELEPAAISCMLVGDGAVGKTSMIVSYTTNGYPTEYKQTGFDVFSGQVQVEGAPVKVQLLDTAGQEEFDSFRSLSYSQTDVFILCFSVVNPTSFHNVTKKWIPEIRACNRSSPIILVGTQSDLLLDVNVLINLDSCKVKPVLSSRARSMADKIRAADYVECSSLTQKNLKEAFDAAIFAGIKHKTRKGKKRSLSDRRTKAFSRCSWKKFFCFI